The window CTTCCAGGAGCTGCGGCGACACCGACACCTGCACAGTGGGCTGAGGCCGTTCACTTGCTCcgtgtgtgggaaagcattcgCTCGGTCCTTCAACCTGCTGGCACACCAGagagttcacactggggagaagccgtTCATCTGCTCCATTTGTGGGAAGGGCTACAGTCGGCTAACCCACCTGGTGAAACATAAGCAAATCCACAGTGAAGAGAGACCTCTTAGATGCTCTGACTGTGGGATGAGCTTTAATAGCGCCCAGAAGTTGAAGGGGCACCAGCGTGAGCACACCGGAGAACagacattcatctgctctgtgtgCGGGAAGGGGTTCACACGATCGTCCGCTCTGTTAACACACCAGCGGGTTCACCTGGATGAGAGACCCTTCAAGTGTTCCGAATGTGGGGAGACGTTCAGAACCTTCAAGTGTTTGAAAAGGCACCAACATAGTCACACAGGCAAAAGCCCGTTcacctgccctgagtgtgggaagggctttgctCAGTCAACCCCTTTGATGAtccaccagcgagttcacaccggggagaggccattcacctgctctgtgtgcgGGAAGGGATTCACGCAGTCGTCCAACCTGCGGacacaccagcgggtccacaccggggagaagccgttcagCTGCTCCGAGTGCGGGAAGGTGTTTGCTCGGTCGTCTAACCTGCTGATGCACCAACGGGTTCACACGGCCGAAAGACCATTCAAATGCCTGgactgtgggaagggctttaaaAGGCAGTGGCTGTTGGTGACACACCAGCGGGTTCACTCGGGTGAGAGGCCATTCATTTGCACCCTGTGTGGGAAAGGCTTCGCTCAGTCATCGACGCTGCAGAGTCACCGGCGTGTTCACATGACTACGCCATTCAAGTGCTCTGACTGTGGCAAGAGCTTTAAAAGAGCCAGAAACCTGCTAAAGCACCAGTTATCTCACACTGCGCACCGACCGATGTCTGGAATGAAGTGAAGGCTTTCAGTATCGTGTGCTGCTACTTAAACTGTTGTGCTGATGATTTGATCCTTGCTTGTTAATCACTGAAGTAGTTCAAATATATAGCATTGAAACAGGAGGTTTGACCCAACTGAATTAGAGTCCTAAGTGGTCTCCAGTACAGAAGAAGGCCCTTCAGTCTATCGAGTCTGCACCAGTCAAAATCAAGCGCCTAACTGTTTGGATCCTTTtgttcagcacttggcccatcgtCTTGTCTGCCTTGGCTTTgcaagtgtacatctaaataGTTCTTCAAATGTTTcttgcctctcccaccctttacAGGCACTGAGTTCAAGATTCCTaccaacctctgggtgaagatCACAAgagtggcactccgaaagcttccaattaaacctgttggactataacctggtgttgtgtgatttttaactttgtacgccccaggccgacactggcatctccaaatcatcacctctaaaccttcttttccTGACGTTAAATCTGTACCCCAGATATTGATCCCTCCACctagtgaagaagtttcttctcgtTGCCTGTCTAGGTCTGTCATAATTggatacatctcagtcatgtccgcTCTCATTCTGCTgtactccaaagaaaacaactctAGTCTATGTAACCTCTCTTCATCATTAAAACTCTCCAGCCCTGACAATATCCTTGAAAATTCCCTGTTCATGCTGCAAAAAGCCTCCACCCTCCCCTCGCCAACTTCAATCCATCATTACATCCTCTTATTCATTTCACTCCCTCCTTCCTCCTCAAACCCATCTATGTTAACCTCTGCACCGCTCCCTGGGATAGCATGTTCTACACATTTTCACCTGGAATCTCACCTAATGAGATTCTGTGGAGCTGACCAGTGTGTTTCAGTAGTTCTTTTTCCGACACTGAAGCGTTGCTGAAACCTTTTGTATTCACGGGCAAAGTGCCAGACAATTACAGATTCAATATATGAGTGCGAACCCAATAATGATGTTGCAGACTGCGTCGCTGTGTCAACTGGATAGGCTCGTATTTATAATCCCAGCCCGAGATGCAATAATTTCACAAccaccccccttccttccccgcccACTAAGAAAAGAACATGACCACAGATGGCAGGCAACAGATGAGCCCAAATACTCCCATGTTTTGAGCCAGGACTGAGTTTTTTCATCAGAACAGTCCACTTTGGCTCTGATCAATTGAAACAGACTTGagacatgaagggcatggataggataagttgacatagtcttttccctggggtgggagagtccagaactaggtttaaggtgagaggggaacgatataaaagggacctaaggggtaatattttcacgcagagagtgatgcgtgtatggaatgagctgccagaggaggcttctccaatcgcaacatttaaaaggcatctggatggttatatgaagaggaagggtttggagagaaattgggcaggtgctggcaagtgggtctagattgggttaggatatctggtcaacatggacgggttggaccaaagggtctatttccatgcagcacatctctgtgactctatgactctaagtgtgtaTGAATACGGTGTACTTCCAAACATTCTAAATAAATCCTGTTCTTGTGAGCTTGATTGCCTGTAATCTTTAATCCTGGCACTAGTCTCATTGAAATCGTGGAAATATGCAGAATAGTCCTTTGGGCCCGTTGTTTCTGGACTAGCCTAAAGAGAGTCATTAGCCTAATTAAACATTCCAGCTCTTGGTCCAGTGGAACAGTCATTTGGGTGTGAGCATCTCAGGGCTTTTGCAGTTGCTGTCGTTCAAGTTGTTTTCACACAGCTTTCCTATTTGCCTCTTTGTTTCTTTTCAACAGAAGTATGTATTAGTGTCCCCACTTTGAATGGTGACTCCTCAATAAACTAAAATGAAGAACACTAAAACTGCAAATGAAACATTGTTTGTCATACTAACTTTCCCAAATGTGTTGCCTCTGATGTTCAGTGGTTGTAGGGGACCTTAAGCTTTTTCACCAGGGACATCTGAATGCAGAAAAAGAAAATCCACAGAAGAGATGCAAGGCAGTCCCATAAAGATGTCCTCAGTCCTGCCCACTTTTCTGTCTCTGAGCATTCATCATGAAAAGGCAACTGTTATCAGAGATGGATATAAATGAGTATGACTTGATGGCTATTGTGGGAACATGGTTGCAAGGTGACCGAAGCTAGGGCCTGGATATTGaagcattttcagacattttgaaaAGCCAAGAAGCTAGGAAAAAAATGGTGACACCGCTCTCATAATTAAGATTGAGCATAATAGGAAAAGATGGCCTGATTTCACAACAACAAGATGTAGAATCTGTTTGGGTAGAAATAAGATAATAAAGGTAGGAGCACAAGTGGCCAATTCAGCAGCTCCACCCTGCTTTGCCACATGATACAATGATggttgatctcatctcagcctcaactccactttcctgcctgctctccaaaACCTTTACAATCATTACAAATTATAAATTtgcctatctcctccttaaatttattcaacgTCCCAGCATCCATCATAGTCTGGGCAAATGAGTTACACAGATTGACCACCATTTGAGGGATGTAATTTCTCCTTGGCTCTGTTTTAAAACTACTATCCTGTATccagattgtctcacatgagAAACATCATCTTTATATCTACTTTGCTAATTGGCttcttatatacctcaatcacCTCTCGCTCTTCTAAAtcccagagagagaaaaggcctaaactgttcaatctccctCAATAAGACAAACGTTCCATCTGTGGCTTCGTAAGGCAGCACAGCATTTCGGAGACAGTTCATAGCTTAGCAAACGTTTAGCCCAGTATGAAGAAGAAAGAATCTTTTTGAGAATGACTAACTAAGGAAATTATGCTCGTGTTAAACACTTTACAAATTTGCACAGATTACTGGTTAGATTCGAAGAGACAGTGAAGaatgacaggacagagagaggcattAAGCAGAGTATGAGAGAAGGCTGGCTAGCTATAATAACAGTAACCATTTCTGCAAACATTGAAGTAGGAAAATAGGAACTGAAGCTAGTGTTGTTGTCTCGAGAGTGAGACTGGCGATGTGATAATATAGAACAAGCACAGAGCACATTTTTAAAAACAGgtattttgtttctgttttcacTGCAGCAGGCTTGAAAAACTGTCCAAAGATACTTGAGTGTCAAGAAatgaaagagaaagaagaacatAACGTAGTCACCATGACCAGGAAGGTGTTAGGAAAGATGTAAATGCTGACAAATCACCAGGAGCAGCTCCAAACACAAAAAAAATGCTGgtgaacacagcaggtctggcagcacttaCAGTGAAagaattagagttaacattttgagtcaagCGTGGGGACCTTAGGACCAGGTGGCCTGCATCCTAGGATCTTTAAGCAAGTGGCTgcaaacaatagacaatagacaatagatgcaggagtaggccattcagcccttcgagcctgcaccgccattcaatatgatcatggctgatcattcctaatcagtatcctgttccagccttatctccatacccagAGACTGggctccactgccctctggggcagagcattccacacagccaccactctctggctgaagtagtttctcctcatctctgtcctaaatggtctaccccgtatctttaagttgtgtcctctggttcggcactcccccatcaacggaaatatgttccctcctgccagagtgtccagtcctttcataatcctatacgtttcaatcagatcccctctcagtcttctaaactcaagggtatacaagcccagttggttcagtctttccgtgtaaggcaatcctgccattccaggaattgacctcgtgaacctacgctgcactccctcaatagccagaatgtctttcctcaaatttggagaccagaactgcacacagtactccaggtgtggtctcaccaaggccctgtacagctgcagaagcacctctttgcttctatactcaattcctcttgttatgaaggccagcatgctatcagccttcttcacgacctgctgtacctgcatgcttgccttcattgactggtggacgagaacacccagatctctctgaacagcccctttacctaatttgataccattgaggtagtaatctgccttcctgttcttgccaccaaagtggataaccagacatttatccacattaaactgcatctgccatgcatctgcccactcacctaacttgtccaggtcaccctgtaatctcctaacatcctcatcacatttcaccctaccacccagctttgtgtcatcagcaaatttgctaatgttattgctgataccatcttctatatcatttacatatattgtaaaaagctgcggtcccagcacggatccctgcggtaccccactggtcactgcctgccattccgaaatggagccgttaatcactaccctttgtttcctattagccaaccaattctctatccaatctagtactttgcccccaatcccgtgcgccctaattttactcactaacctcttgtgtgggactttatcaaaagctttctgaaagtccaggtacactacatccactggatctccctcgtccatcttccgagttacatcctcaaaaaattcaagaagattagtcaagcatgatttccccttcataaatccatgctgactctgtcctatcctgttactattatccagatgtgccgtaatttcatcctttataatagactccagcatctttcccaccactgaggtcagacgaactggtctataatttcctgctttctcccgcccacccttcttaaaaagtggcacaacattagccgccctccaatcctcaggaaccgaccccgattctattgaactctggaaaataatcaccagcgcatccgcgatttcccgagccacctccttcagtaccctgggatgcaggccatcaggtcccggagacttatcaaccttcagacctaacagtctctccaacaccaaatcctggcaaatataaattcccttaagttcaggtccttcagccactgttacctcagggagattgcttgtgtcttccccagtgaacgcagatctgaagtacccatttaattcctctgccatttcttcgttcccagtaatatattcccctgcttctgtcttcaagggcccaatttttgtcctaaccattttttttgccttggacatacctaaaaaagcttttactatcctcctttatattcttggccagtttaccttcgtacctcattttttctctgcatatttccttcttactaatcctctgttgttctttaaaagcttcccagtcctcagttttcccacttatctttgctaagttatactttttctcttttaaccttatatgtttctttacttccctcgtcagccacggccgcccatgtctcctcctgggatctttcttccttttaggaatgaactgatcctgcaacttctgcattatacacagaaatatccgccattgttcctccacggtcttccctgttaaggtattgaaccattgaactttggccagttgctccctcatagctccatatttccctttattcaactgaaatattgtcacttcagattgtacccactccctctcaaattgcagattgaagcttattgtagaGGCATTGGTTATATGTTATAAAATCACTTAGATTTAGGAGAGATTTCAGCAGATTGGCAAGTGACAAATATAATATGTTTTATCAAGAAAAGAGGGAGATAGAAAGCAGAAAACTGTCAGTTTGGTATTCTAACATCATTAAGCAGGTAATTGCAGAATACTTAGCAAATCATAATCATACTTGACTAATTGGGGTTTATTAGAGTTCTTGAGGAAATAGCAAATAAAGTGGATAAAATTAAACATGTAGATGAAGTGTACGGTGAGTcgcaaaaggcatttgataaacaGTTACATGAAAGGCTACAACAGAAGAGCACACAGTGCAGGGGGCTAACACATTAGTGTAGGCAAAGAATTAGTTGGCTAACATGAAACAGTGAGTAGCTTTTTTTGGTTTATCAAGCTGTAatgagtggagtgccacaagatttGGTGCTGGGTGTCAATTATTTACAAACAATAATATTGAGCTTGATAAAGGCTAAATATGTTGTGCAGCCAATGACACCCATGCCCCAGAAATGAATAAGACAAAATACATTTAGTATTAATGGTGGGGGTTCTGGACGGAACAGATAGGGGAGATTTTGTTCCCATTAGTACAAAGATCGAGAAAATATATGAATGAATGGTTTTATTTATAAGTATATTTTATAgtgaaatacagtgaaaaactttCATTTGTTGCCATAATCCAGCACCATATTGTTAGTTTGAGaataagagaaaaggaaaaatgaGAAGTCCATCTATGTTCAAGCCCTGAGCCAGCTCAGAACCACACCATCCTGCCAAACCCAACAAATGTGAACACCGCTGATCCTCCGGCACCATCTTTCCATCCAGCGTTGGAGTCAGTTTGGAACAGATTGATTGAgagtaattggcaaaagaagaaATGGCAACGTGATGAAAAACTCTTTTTCAAGCAGTGAGTCGAAAGGATTTGAAATCTGTTAACTGTGAATGAAATGGAGTCAcggagttatacagcacagaacgcCCTTTGGTctatctcgtccatgctgatcagactTCGCAATCTAACTTggacccatttgtcagcatttggcccatatctctctaaaccagtactattcataaacccatccagatgccttttaaatgttgtagttgcaccagcctccaccgttTCCTCTGGTAGcccgttccatacacacaccaccctcttgtGTGAAAAACGTGACCctcaggttctttttaaatccttctcctcccaccttaaacctatgccatctagtttggGACTCTTCTATCCTGGGAAGAAAACcgtggctattcatcctatccatgcccctcatggattttataaacctgtataagatcacccctcagcagTCAAGAGGGGGTTGAATAATTAGCTGAAATGAGCAATGCGTAGAGTTAGGGGGACAAGACAGGTGATTGGGCAGAAGTGAACGGATCCTTcggggaggtaaaaacaatgactgcagatgctgaaaatcaaatactggattagtggtgctggaagagcacagcagttcaggcagcatccaacgagcagcgaaatgatttcgctgctcgttggatgctgcctgaactgctgtgctcttccagcaccactaatccagtatatgatcCTTCGGTGAGTCAGCACAGGCATTGGGCTGAGCGGCCACCTTCAgtactttgggaaaaaaaaagaactgtggatgctgcacatcagaaacaaaatcagaaactgctggagaaacgcagcaggtcaggcagcacgtGTGGAcacaaaacagagttaacgtttcggttctgctgtctgctttctttccacagacgcTGACTTTGTACCTACAGTATACTGTGCTCATTCAGTAATTCTCTACAAGGGAAACAATCACAAGTGTGTGCTATTCTATCagggaggagacagtgaggtctgcagatgctggagatcagagttgagagtgtgttgctggaaaagcacagcaagtcaggcagcacccgagaaactggaaaatcgacgtttcgggccggagccctgcATCAgccctttctgatgaagggctccgattttcctgctcctcggatgctgcctaacctgctgtgcttttccagcaacaccgaACACAGTGCTATTCCATCAGACAATTCCTCCAATCTGACATAAAATAATGTATCTCAGTTACAGATGTTTCTGATACTTTTGCTCCAGCCCTACACGGTTTCCTCTGGATGAACCCAGAAACATAAAAGTACAGCTTTCCACTTTCTCTCAATGAAGCAAACGCTCAGACAATGAAGGAGTTCCGGGATTAGCTCCGCCCCACATTCGTTCCCATTGGTTGGAGGATCATTTCGGTCCTCCAGATCCGTCTCTTTCACTgccattggttggaggaccatTTCGGTCCTCCAGCGCCGTCTCTTTCACTCCTATTGGTTGGAGCACCAGCACGGTACGCAAGCTCCATCTCTTTCACTcccattggttggaggaccagctCGCTCCTCCAGCTCCGTCTCTTTCACTCCCATTGGTTGAAGCACCAGCACGGTCCGCCAGGCGCCCTTTCTTTCAATcccattggttggaggaccatTTTGGTCATCCAGATCCGTCTCTTTCACTcccattggttggaggaccatTTCGGTCCTCCAGCGCCGTCCCTTTCACTCCTATTGGTTGGAGCACCAGCACGGTACGCAAGCTCCATCTCTTTACTcccattggttggaggaccagctCGCTCCTCCAGCTCCGTCTCTTTCAATcccattggttggaggaccatTTTGGTCATCCAGATCCGTCTCTTTCACTcccattggttggaggaccatTTCGGgtcctccagctccatctctGTCACTCCCATTGGTTTGAGGACCATTTTAGTCATCCAGCTCCGTCTCTTTCGCTCTCATTGGTTGGAGGACCACTTTGGTCATCCAGATCCGTCGCTTTCACTCCCAATGGTTGGAGGACCAGCTCCGTCTCTTTCACTCCCATTGGTTGGATCACCAGCTCTGTCCCCCCCCAGGTCCGTCTCTTTCGCTcccattggttggaggaccaactgGTCCTCCAGCGCCGTCTCATTCACTCCCACTGGTTGGAGGACAATAcctgcaaccccccccccccccccccccacatcccttTCCCACCAATCAGTCCTCAAGCCCCGCACCGTTCATTCGCCGGGGGCAGCTCGACGCGCATGTTCAATTCATGGCCTCAGGTGCAGTGGAGCCAGGTAAGAGTCAGCGCCGGAACGGGGAGGGGGGTATGGGTTCACGCACATATTACAAATGCCGAGTGGGGACACGGTCCTGAGTGTTAACGAGACAGTGGCTACCATTCACCTGAATGGAAGAGGAGGGTTTTCCAATTCCCCTCCTCAGACGCCAAACGAGCGGGAGACGCCCTGGTGGATGGGCTGTGTTGCGTCGGTCAGGGAGCGTGTGGCAATGGAGGAAATGTGGGGGAGCGGGTCAGGGAGCGTGTGTCAATGGAGGAAATGTgggggagtgggtcagggagcGTGTGTCAATG of the Chiloscyllium punctatum isolate Juve2018m chromosome 36, sChiPun1.3, whole genome shotgun sequence genome contains:
- the LOC140460965 gene encoding uncharacterized protein encodes the protein MLSSTLLMEGESSDRVVDRAKMPSAYGLSFSCIPVSGNHVDCYNGEARSEIGSDGKSCSSLPSLGVHQHSPTKSSPFTCSVCGKVFAYLSHLQAHQLVHSEERPFQCSDCRKTFKSSRDLMRHKMAHTEERPFQCSDCGKCFKSFQELRRHRHLHSGLRPFTCSVCGKAFARSFNLLAHQRVHTGEKPFICSICGKGYSRLTHLVKHKQIHSEERPLRCSDCGMSFNSAQKLKGHQREHTGEQTFICSVCGKGFTRSSALLTHQRVHLDERPFKCSECGETFRTFKCLKRHQHSHTGKSPFTCPECGKGFAQSTPLMIHQRVHTGERPFTCSVCGKGFTQSSNLRTHQRVHTGEKPFSCSECGKVFARSSNLLMHQRVHTAERPFKCLDCGKGFKRQWLLVTHQRVHSGERPFICTLCGKGFAQSSTLQSHRRVHMTTPFKCSDCGKSFKRARNLLKHQLSHTAHRPMSGMK